The Anabrus simplex isolate iqAnaSimp1 chromosome 1, ASM4041472v1, whole genome shotgun sequence genome window below encodes:
- the Vps25 gene encoding vacuolar protein-sorting-associated protein 25 yields MTAIEWPWQYGFPPFFTLQPNAETRTKQITAWRQLVLEYHSATKQGVLDIREAHKCPLFNNASINRTLSKEGILAVLEDLARTGNADPLDKTKYRWHIYWHTLDEWADIIYQWVQNNGMVKTVCTLYELTSGDTAVGEEFHGLDTDILIKALQKLEAQKKAELIFFDDNQGVKFF; encoded by the coding sequence ATGACTGCCATCGAGTGGCCTTGGCAATACGGATTTCCTCCTTTCTTCACTCTCCAGCCAAATGCTGAAACTAGAACAAAACAGATTACTGCTTGGCGTCAGTTAGTTCTTGAATACCATTCAGCAACAAAACAAGGAGTTTTGGATATTAGGGAAGCACATAAATGCCCTCTCTTTAATAATGCATCCATTAATAGAACGTTATCAAAGGAAGGAATCCTAGCAGTATTGGAAGATTTAGCTCGAACAGGCAATGCTGACCCTTTGGACAAGACAAAATATAGATGGCATATCTACTGGCATACTTTAGATGAATGGGCTGATATTATATACCAATGGGTGCAGAATAATGGAATGGTTAAAACTGTTTGTACATTATATGAGTTAACTTCAGGTGACACTGCCGTAGGTGAAGAATTTCACGGACTTGATACCGACATTCTCATCAAAGCTTTGCAAAAGTTAGAAGCTCAAAAGAAGGCAGAATTAATATTCTTTGATGATAATCAAGGAGTAAAATTCTTTTAA